TTAGATCCGGAGGGGACATGGCAAAGATGCAAAAAAAGAGCGTCCGCACTATGCTCGAAGGCGCACAGCCGTTTTTCTACATGATGAAGTCGGACGGCTACGAGAAACTCCGGCTCCTGGAGGTGCGCGACGACTCGATAGTGATCGAGCTGCCCAAGGGCGCGCCCATGCGCAGGACCATGCTCGGCATCATCACATTTGCCGACGGGTCGGGCGTGCTGGAGGTCGACGGCAGGGTCGAAGCGGAGCCGGGTGCCGAGGCGGGCAGCATCCGCCTGGCGCTGGATGCATCCAGGTTGAACAAGATGGAGCGCAGGGCCTTTCCGCGAATCTCCTTCGCACCGCCGCTTGAGGCCTCGGCGCGGGCCCAGGGCAGCGCAACCGGGATCCCGGTGAGGATCGTGAACTTGAGCGCCGGCGGGCTCAGGGTCGAATCCGCGGAGAAACTCCCCCCAGACAAGCCGATCTCCTTTCGCATGGAGATCGAGATAGACGACGAGGTGCACGAGCTATCCCCCGAGGGCAGGATAGTCTACGAGATACCGATCGAGGGCGGCCACTCCTACGGCGTCTCGTTCGGCCACGGCGCAAAGAGCGTACAGCTGGGCGACGACGACGAACGCACGGTCGATCTGATCAACATAGTGAACAGGCTGCTGATAAGGGAATAAAGCGGTTATTCCTTGAACGCGCCAACGTAAGGCAGGGAGCGGTAGAGGCCCATGGAGTCAAGGCCGTAGCCTATCACGAAGCGGTTCGTGACCTCGAAGCCGAGATAATCGATCAACTTGCGGGAATCGGTCCCCATCTCCTTGTACAGGAGAGCGGCGACCTTGAGGGATGCGGGGTCCTTGGTCTTAAGATGCGCGATGAGGTGTCTGAGCGTCCTGCCCGAGTCCACTATGTCCTCGACGAGCAACACGTGTTTGCCCTCGACCGGCTGGGTCATGTCGAACTCCATGCGCACGACGCCGGTGCTCTTGTCGTGGTCGTAGCTTGAGACCCTGACGAAGTCGCAGGCCAGCGGCCTCTTTGTCCTGCGCACCAGATCCGACATGAAGATGAAGGAGCCCTTGAGCACGCCCACCACCACCATCTCGCCGGATTCGTAATCGCGATCGATCTCGCGCGCGAGCTCGTCGATGCGTCGCGCGATCTGCTCCTCGCTGATGAGAACGTCTATCTTCTTCTCAGCCATGTTCGCTCCGCTCATTCGCCCAAGGTGATCGAGTCGCCGCTGGCTTCAACGAGTTGGTTGCAGAAATCCTGTGCAGCCTTTCGCATATCGGGCGCGTTGTATATCGCGCGGCCAACGATCGGGTGGTAGTTGGCGCCGGCAGCGTCGATGGCGGCCGAGAGCTCCCCACCCTGGGAGACGAACCCAGGCGAATAGAACACGGGGTGCGCCCTCTCGCGCTCGAGCATCGCGCGGATCTTGCGGATCGCGGTCGGGTTGTTGCCCGGGACCACGTAGTCGTTGACGCCCAGCCCCGCCGCTTTCTCGTACAGCTCGACGATCGCCTCGTCGGCGATGAACCCGCCCTCGCTGCGCACGAACTTCTTGTGCGTCATGAGACCGCCCACTATTACGCCCAGGTCCTCGTTGCGGGCGTAGTCGATCCATGCGCGCTCGGTCTCGGGGCCAGCGTGCGGGAAGATGATCACCGCGTTTATACCGGCCTCCCTGCAGATGCGGGCGAAGACCTTGCCCGTATCCGGTATGTCGCTCCCCGCCTTCTGGTGGTCGTAGATGAGCGGTTTGTGCGTATAGCGCCTGGCGATCTCGACCGCGCGCGGCAGCCCTATGGAGAGCGAGAGCGCGAAGCCCAGCTTATAGCCTCCTATGCCGGGGAGGTCGGCGGTGGCCTTGAGAAGGGCCTCGTACTGCTCCGCCTCTACGTCGCACGCGGGAATTATGCTCCTTGGCTGGGATATGATCATAAAAGCTCCTTAAAGAAGTTTCAGGGGGTTCTCCCCGTAACGTTCGAATTCTTTCTCTATCGCCCGGCCCATCGCCTCTCCGGGCGAGAATTTTTTGAATGCAGCCGGCAGAAATTCCTCTGCGCAGCTGAGCGCATGATATTCGACGCCCATTTCAGCCAGCGCATCTTTCACGCTCGTGCCGTCGTCGCGCAGCTCCATGCGGCTTGTGAGCCCAACCGCGGCCAGCACTTTGGCGTCGAGATATTTCAAACTCTCGAGAGCCGAGATCAGCGAACCGCCGGTGGTGGTGACGTCCTCCACCACTATTATATTTCCCTCAGGCGGCGTCAAAAAATAACGGTCCTTCGGATCGCCGTGCTCCTTTGGTTTGCCGCGGCCCATGGGCAGCGCATATCTGCCCGGGCTGAAATCAGGTCGCGCCTTCGCTCGTTTGAGCGTAGAGAGAACGCCTATCTTGGAGGCGCCCTCCGGCACCCCATAGAAAGAGTCCGGCTCGAAGCCGAGGTCTTCGGTGAAAGAGATCAGAAAATCCGAGAGCATGTCGATGAGGAAGGCGTCGCCGGAGACGGTCCGCCAGTTCACGTACCAGTTGGAGGTGCGGCCGGACTTCAGCGTCACTGGCCTCTCGAAGAAACCGACGACTCCGTTGTCGAGGATGAAATCTATGAATGCCGCTTTATTAAAAGAACTCATGGTCAGCCTTTTTGCTTTGTGCCCGGGACCGGAGTCGAACCGGTACGAGGTTTTACCCTCTCGGGATTTTAAGTCCCGTGCGTCTGCCAGTTCCGCCACCCGGGCCTATCAGACGAATCCATGAACTTCTATCATTATTTATGAGCGATGCAAGTTCGCGATATCATAAAAAAACACCCAAGGGAATCCCTCGGGCGTATTTGAGTGTCTTGAGGCGGCGACCGGAATCGAACCGGTAGATAACGGTTTTGCAGACCGTCCCCTTAGCCATTTGGGTACGCCGCCGAAGTTTCGGGACACTAAATGAAGCAATTACGCCTGTCAACACGCGGATTTCTCCTGAAAAAACCTTGAAGGCAGGCGGCAGACGTGTTAGGAGCGCGGCCATGACGAATCGCATCGCGATAATGCTCACCGCGGCCATCCTTGCCACAACATCCATCGCATCATGCTCGAGCACCGGAAAACCGGATTCGCTTTACGCCAAAGCCAGCGTCGCCGGCCAGCAGACCCTGCTCGAATCCTCCCGCAAGGCTGCGGAATCCGCGATACGCGCATCGGAACGCTCTGAAAAGAAAGACCTCGCCATGGGCGGGATCGATTCATCCGAACGCTGCCTCATGGCCGCGCCCGAAAATCCGGGCTGTTACTACTGGCGCGCGGTCAACACCGGCCTCTACCACAGCGTGCACGTCTCGGACTACCAGAAGGGCGTGAAGCGCATGGTGAGCGACTGCGAAAAGGTGATAGGGATCGATCCGGACTATGAAAACGCCGGCGCATACCGCATGCTCGGTCAGCTGTACACCAGGCTCCCGCAGACCGCCATACACCCCGGAAGCGTGATCCGCGACCTGGATCGCGCAGAGGACTATCTGCGCAAGGCGGTGCAGATCTCCCCCGACTATCCCGAGAACCATCTCGCTCTCGCAGAGACTCTCTTGGAAAACGGGAAGGCCAAAGAGGCGATGGAGGAGCTCATCCTCTCCAACGAGTTGGCGCCCCAATGGCGCAAGGACATATCCTACGAGCAATGGCGACACGAGTCGCTTGCGCTCGAGCGCAAGATAGAGGACAAATCCGGAGACTGATCAAAAGCAACCAACCCACAAGGAGCACAGCATGGCGAGCGTAAACAAAGTGATACTCATCGGTAACCTGGGGGCAGACCCGGAGAAGCGCGTGACAGGCTCAGGCCAGGTGGTGACCAACTTCAACATCGCCACCACGGAGCGCTGGAACGACAAGAGCGGACAAAAACAGGAGCGGACCGAGTGGCATCGCATAGTGGTCTGGGGACAGCAGGCCGAGAACTGCGCCCAGTACCTCTCCAAGGGCCGACCCGTCTATATCGAGGGGAACCTGCGCACCCGCCAATGGGATGACAAAGAGGGGATCAAACGCTACACGACCGAGGTGATCGCGCAGCGAGTCCAATTCCTGGGTTCGCCCACAGGTGAGAAGAGAGATACGACGAACAGCGCACCGTCGGACGCCGGCAACACCGGATCATTCGACCCGGGCAACGGACCGGATGACGTTCCATTCTGAAAAAACGCGACAGGAGTCACGTCTTACCGGCCAGCCAGTCGCCCTTCGCCCTCTTCCGCTCCTTGAGGTCGAACCGCACCCCGAGCGACATGTACACCGTAAAATCGACCGAGGGCCCTTGGCTCGTTATATCCTCCGCGAACGCGACCTGCCAGGTGAGATCGCCCAGATCGCCGAAGATGTCCTTCTCCTCCCCCTTGAACCCGATCACCAGGTCCATCGGCATCCCGTCCCATTGATCGAGTCCCGTGCCATGGAGCAGCGGCGTGCCGCCTTCTATCTGGACCACTAACGAAAGGGAGGGCAGGATCGACAGCTCGCCCGCGAGCATATAAGAGAACATCTGATTGTACATAAGCTCGTCGATGTACTCGTTTCCGCCGAGGATAAACCAACCCACGTTCACATATCCGTGCAGCCTCTTCCACGTATTGTCCATGGCGAGCCCTATGCCGAAGTCGGGGCTTCCGCTGCCGAGGCCGCGGCTCCGCCTGCCGGTCGGAAATTTCAGATCCGCGAACCAGGCGACGGCGGGCAGGTCGTCATCCTGACCGATGAGCTGATGTTTCACGTAGATCGAAACATCCCCCAGCCCCCAGTCGACCGATGGAAAATCGAAAGCCGTCCTCCCGCCCGCATCGAGCCTGTAATGAAACTCGCCGTTGGGCACGCGATCCCTGCCGCCGTTGGGGAACCCGAAGAATTTGTGAAATTTTTGAATGAAACCGTCAAGGAATCCGCCCCACATCTCGTACATCGGGACCTGTATCCCCGCCTCAAGCCCCCTGCCGAAGCCATAGCTCGCCATCACCGCCAGCCTCCATAGCTCCATGTCTAGGTTGAGCGACGCCTGTGCGTTCGCCTCCTTCTCAAAGAGGTTCGAGTATGCGGAGTCGATGCGCACGTCCAGCGTGCCCTCGGGCAGCACCTCCGCCTTCCTCGGGGTGAGGGACAAGTTCTGCAGATAGATCGGATTCTGATTGCGGCTTACGAACGGACCGAACCCCTCGTATCCGTGCGCAGCCGCCGGCGCGGGGATTACAAAACACACCAGAAAGATCGCGACTGCGATAAGGGGCCGCAAGGCGTTGCGCATCAGCCGTGCTCCTGGAGAAAGCGCTCCGCGTCTATCGCAGCCATGCATCCGGTGCCCGCAGCAGTTATGGCCTGCCGGTACTTCTGGTCCTGGCAGTCTCCCGCTGCGAACACGCCCTCGACCGAAGTCTTCATGCTGGATTTCTCTGTGACGAGATAACCCTGCTCGTCCATCTCAAGCTGGCCTTTGAACGGCTTCGTGTTCGGATCGTGGCCGATCGCTATGAAGACGCCGGAACACGCGAGCACCCTCTTCTTGCCCGTCTTCACGTCCTTGAGCCTCACTCCGGTGACCTCGCCCCTGGAGATGTCTAGTATCTCCTCCACCACCGAGTTCCACGCGAAGGCGATCTTTGGATTTTTCTTCGCTCGATCCCGCATGATCCTGGAGGCGCGCAGCTCGTCGCGCCGGTGTATCACCGTGACCATCGTGCAGAAGTTCGTGAGGAAGAGGGCCTCTTCTATGGCGGTGTCTCCTCCGCCCACCACGCAGACTTCCTTGCCGCGATAGAAGAAACCGTCGCAGGTCGCACATGCGGAGACGCCCTTGCCGTAGAGCGGCTTCTCCGAGGGAAGCCCCAACCAGCGCGCGGAGGCTCCGGTGGCTATGATCAGCGCCATCGTCTCGAGCCGTTTGCCCTCGACCTCGAGGACGAACGGCCTCTTCGCAAGCTCGGCCTTTGCGACCTCTCCCGACATGAAGCGCACGCCCACCCTCTCCGCCTGCCTGCGCATGGAGTCCATGAGCACAGGCCCTGCGATCGGGTCGACGAAACCGGGAAAATTCTCCACGTCGGAGGTGATCGTGAGCTGTCCGCCCGGCTGCATCCCCTCTATGACGACCGGATTCAGATTGGCCCGCGCAGCGTATATCGCTGCGGTCAGCCCAGCGGCTCCAGCCCCGACGATTATCACTTTTTCAGCCATCCCGACCCCCTTTTTGCTTCGGCCGCTCAATCTGGAGAAATATTATGGAAAAATCAAGGCGATGAAGCCCTTTTATTTCTGCGTCAAGAAACCCGACAACAAGCCAACGTATTCTCAAATCGATATATATATGAAGTAAGGAAAAAAACCTCATTGGCCACTGTAATCAACAAGTTGAATATATGCGGCGACCGTGCGATCATGGCATGGAACTTGCTGTAAAATAAGGTGATATCTCTTGAACATGAGGTGGCCCATGAGACGGTATGCCCTCATATTGCTGCTGGCGTTATCCATGGCTGTCCTGCCGCTCATGGGCAGGGCTCAGGACGATTCATCAGCCGGTTCAACGACAGGATCCGACGCGGCAGCCAGCTGTGCGAAGATACAGATGGGCGCCGTGACCGGAGGAGAAGAATCCGGCGAAGAAACGGGAGAAGCAACCGATGACGAAGCCTTGCAGGACTATTACGATTACCAGGACTCTGCAGGGTCTGAGCAGCAGACAACCGAATACAACTGCAACGAACAGCTCAACGAAGACGGGACTCTCACCTGCTTCTGCGGCGAAACGCCGATCGTGTGCACGGTCGAGGGAGAGGATGTCTATTGCCCCGAATGTCAAAACGCTCAATAAGCCCTGCCCAGTTTCGCAGCACCCCTATAGCGAATCGCAGCACCTGCGGTTGTCGCCGCACCTGAAATCGCTGAGGAATTTGCCGGCACGCTGCTTGCTATAGCTGTCTGCATGCTCTCCCACGTCTATTCGGCAGCGCTGTGCGGAGTGGAGGCGCAGATCGTCAAGGTCGAGGTCGATCTCCGCACCCAGGGCCTGCCCGGCTGGAACATGATCGGGCTCCTGGAGGCCGCAGTCCGCGAGGCGCGCGACCGCGTGGGGAGCGCGATAAGGAACTCCGGCTTCAGCCTGCCCAACCGAAAGACCATAGTCAGTCTCGCCCCCGCCGATCTCAAAAAGGTGGGCGCACACTATGACCTGGCGATCGCGGCAAGCCTGCTCTCCGCGGTCGGCGTCCTGACCCCCAAGGACGGCCGGCGCTATCTGATCGCAGGCGAACTTTCGCTCACCGGCAAGATACTCCCTGTCCGCGGCTCGCTGCTCATGGCGATCGCGGCGAAGGAGGCAGGTCTCGACGGGGTGATCGTGCCCTCCGAGAACACATGGGAGGCCTCTCTCGCGAGCGGCATCCAGGTCGCCGGCGTGCGCGACCTGGCGCATGCGGTGAGATTCATGAACGGCGAGGAACCTGCGGAAATTATTGTGTCCGGCCAAGTTGAGGCCGCGCCGCAGAGCGCGCTCATCGACATGAGCGAGGTCAGGGGCCAGCCCATGGCGAAGCGCGCCCTGGAGATAGCCGCTGCGGGCAACCACAACGCCGCCCTCGTGGGCCCGCCGGGCACAGGCAAGACCATGCTCGCGGAGAGGCTGCCTACCATACTCCCGCCGCTCACGGAGATCGAGGCGCTGGAGGTGCTCAAGATCCAGAGCTGGCACGGGCTGCTCGCGGCCCGCGCCTCGCTCCCCACGGAGCGACCCTTCCGCTCCCCGCACCATTCGGCATCGTACGCCGGCATAATCGGCGGCGGGATCGGAGGGACCGCGCGGCTGGGCGAGATATCGCTGGCGCACAACGGGGTCCTCTTCCTGGACGAGATGGCGGAATTCAGGCGCGACGTGCTCGAGGTCCTGCGCCAGCCTATCGAATCCGCATGCGTGCGCATCGTGCGCGCCGGGGTGAGCCTCACCTATCCGGCCCGGTTCATGCTCGTGGCGGCGTTCAACCCCTGCCCCTGCGGATATTACGGCCATCCTTCCAAACCCTGCAACTGCAGCATCGCGCAGATCAGAAAGTACCGCTCCAAGATCTCCGGCCCTCTCCTCGATCGCATCGACCTGCACATCGAGGTCGGCCCTCCCCCTCACGAGTCGCTGCTCGGCTTCATGTCGGAGGAGGGATCGGCCGAGATCAAGGCCAGGGTGCTCGCAGCCAGGCGCATGCAGGCCGCGCGCTTCGGGAATGCACAGATGCAGAACTCGGGCATCAGCGGCCGCTCGATACAAAAATACTGCAAGCTAGGGAGCGCGCAGGGGGCCTTCCTCAAGGCCGCCGCGGGGAAATCCCACCTCACCGCCAGGGCATTTCACCGGGTGATAAAGGTCGCGCGCACGATAGCGGATCTCGAACTCTCGAAGGATATCGAAGTCTCGCACCTCGCCGAGGCGCTGCAGTTCCGCTCCGCTATGGAAGAGATGTGATCGATCTTCAACGCGTCGACCGCCCTCCCCCCGGTGAAGGCGTTGGCGAGGAGGACCAGCGACAGTTCGACAGCTAAGGCATCGCAGCCAATAAACAAAAGACAACGGAAAAGCTCTCTTCGCCATGGCCGTCCCCCTTCATACACGAAACCCATCAACAGCGGACCTTTCCCGTGGAGCTCTTCTTCGCGACCCTCGATACCCCCTGTCCCTCGAAGTGCTTGAGGGCGCGCCCGACATCCTCCAGCAGGAGATTCGCCATGTCGCGACTGAACCCCTCCTTCACCACGATGCGCAGGACTGCCAGATCAGTGCAGTTCTCCGGCATGGTGTAGGCCGGCACGAGCCAGCCGCGGTGACGGAGCATCTCGGAGAGGTCGAATACCGAGAAGTTGGGCTGCGCGCCGTCCTTGAGCTTGAACGCGAAGACCGGGATGTCCGTCCCGCGCGTCACGCACTCGAAGGGCCCCATCTTCTCCAGCTTCCCGGAGAGATAGGTCGCCACCTCCTGGCATGCCTGCTGTATCCGCCGGTAACCGTCGTGCCCCAGCCGCAAGAAATTGTAATATTGTGCCACGATCTGGTTGCCCGGACGGGAGAAGTTGAGCGCGAAGGTGGGCATATCGCCGCCCAGGTAGTTCACCTTGAAGACGAGGTCGTCGGGGAGCTCCGCGGTGTCGCGCCAGATCGCCCAGCCGACGCCGGGATAGACCAATCCGTACTTGTGCCCGGAGACGTTGATGGACTTCACCCACTTGAGGCGAAAATCCCAATCGAGCTTCGGCTGCAGGAACGGCGCTATGAATCCGCCGCTGGCCCCGTCGACATGAATCGGGATGGCGTAGCCGGTCTTCGCGTTGTACTTGTCCAGCGCATCGTTGATCTCCTTCACGGGCTCGTACTCGCCCGTGAAGGTCGTGCCCATGATCGCCACGACGCCAATCGTGTTCTCGTCGCAGCGTTTGATGACCTCATCCGCGTTTATGCAGTAGCGCCCCTTCTCCATAGGGATGAGTCGGGGCTCGATCTCCCAGTAACGGCAGAACTTCTCCCAGCAGACCTGGACGTCGACGCCCATGACCATGTTAGGCCTGTCGGTCGGCTTTCCCCTGGCGCGCATCCGCTCCTTCCACTTCCACTTGAACGCCATCCCGCCGAGCATCGCCGCCTCGGAGGACCCGGTGGTGGAGCAGCCGCATGCCTGGCCAGCCTCGGGCGCGTGGAAGAGATGCGACAGGATGTTCACACAGCGCATCTCGATCTCCGCGGTCTGGGGATACTCGTCCTTGTCGATCATGTTCTTATCGAAGGTCTCGCTCATCAGCTGCCGCGCCTCCGGCTCCATCCAAGTGGTGACGAAGGTGGCGAGGTTGAGCCGCGCGTTGCCGTCAAGCATCAGCTCGTCGTGGACGATCTGATAGGCGCTCCGCGCGCGCATCTCCCCCGGGGGGAGCTTGTACCTGGGCACCGGCTCGCGGAGTTCGCGCGACCCGAACGTGGGGCTGATCATCCGTTCCTCTTCATTCATCTTGCTGAGATCGTGCCTGTGATGGAGCATCTTTACCCCCCCTTCCGGTTGTCTTCATTTCTGCGACCACCCCGGCTTCTTGAACCGGTGGATGATAAAAGGCGCGGCGATGAACAGCAACGTGCCCGCCGCCAGAAACGCCACGTAGAATACCGGGCTCCCCACGGAGAGCTGCGAGGGCGGGAAGAAGCCGACGACGATGGCGAAGGCGGCAGCCAGCATTCCGAGGCCGGCCACGATCACCATGCCGGCGTTTCCGCCAGGCACCCTGTACGTCCTGGGGACATCCGGCCTCTTGAACCTGAGCGCGATCGCAGCGCTGTAGAGCAGGATGTACATGATGAGATAGAGGATCGCCGTGAGTGCGGTGAGGAGGAAAAAGGCGCTGCTCACGTTGGGCATGAGCAGGTAGACGAGCGTGATGGCCGTCACGATGAAGCCCTGCACCCAGAGGATATTCGTCTGAACGCCTTTCTTGTTCACGCGCTGCAAAAACGGCGGCAGATCGCCGTTCTTGGCGGTCGCCAAGAGGCCCTTCGAGGGGCCTGCCACCCACGCGGTGACCCCGCCTATCGCGCCGAAGGCGGCGAGAAAACCGAGCACCGGCAGGAGCCATCCCAGATGGAAGACGCCCAGCATCCCGCGAAAGGCCTGCATGAGGCCGGCGTTGAGGCTGATCTGCTGCGTCGGCAGGACAGCCGCGATCGCGAGGGAGCCCAGCGTGAAGATCGCTATGATGACAAACATCGCAAGAAAGACGGACTTCGGAAACTGTCCCCTAGGGTCCTTCAGATCCTGCACGTGCACTGCGCCCACCTCCATGCCCGCGAAGAGGAGCACGACCCCGGCGAGGAACGCGATGTTATCGAAGTTGCTGAAGTCCGGCAGGATGCTGTGGCTCGTGGCCTCAAACGCCACCGGTTTACCCATGGCGAGCCATACGATGCCAAGCGCGATGACGAGCAAACCGGGAAAGATCGTGCCACAGAGCACTCCGGCCGTCGTGAGCCTGCCCGACGCCTTCATGCCGCCGAAATTTATGAACGTGGCGCCCCAATAGACTATGAGTATCACGACGACGTTGAAGATCTTGCTGTTGGCGAGCGACGGATCCACGAAGAGATAAGAGAGCGCGCCGGCCGCGAACGCGAGCACGGTCGGGTACCAGATCACGTTCTGTATCCACTGCAACCATATCGCGGCGAATCCCCAGTCGGCGCCGAATGCCTCCTTCACCCAGCGGTACACGCCGCCATCCTCGGGCCAACCAGTGGCGAGCTCCGCGGAGACGAGAGATACCGGCACGAGAAAGAGCAGAGAGGCGAAGAGCAGGAAGAAGATCATCGGCAGACCTTCCTTCGCCATGATGGGCAGGCCGCGCAGGCTCATGACCACGGCCACGTTCATCATCGCGAGCACGAACACGCTCAGGTAATGCCTCTTCGGGGCTTGTTCTTTCATGACACCTCCTCCTTCGAATGAGTTTGCAGCCGTCACTTCTCTGGACGCTCGAGCGACATCTTCAAAAAGTTAACGAGATAAGGGGTCCCCTGGTTGTCCGGGACCTTGATCTCGCCGTGGAACTGCTCGCCGTAGATCATGCGGTCCTTGGATTTGATCGCCTGGACGTAGCTCGAATCCGCGAGCAGATCGTACTTGTCCGCCAGATTGGCGACGGCCCATCCGTGGATCTCCGCGGCCCTGAACGGATCCGGCACCCCCCTGAAGATCGGGTCATCTTTCCGAATCGTTATCTCGGTGCGCGCCCTGGGCGCCTCCATCGCCGAGATGTCCTCCCACCCCATCGAGTGCGCAAACGTGTATCCATATGCCATTGCGAGCTGCTGGTGGCCGCAGCAGATGCCCAGGATCGGTATATCGGAGGAGCGGATGATCTCGTAGACGCCGTTGAACTCGAACATGGGGATGTTCTCGTAGCTCACGTTGTTGCCGCTGAGGATGATCGCGACCGGCTTATTCTTCAAACCCTCGATCATCCGGAGCGAAACCTCGTAGTGCGGCACGGTGAGCGTCTTCAGGCCCAGGCCCGCCCCCTCCACAAATTCGGCGAGTTCGGTGAATGTGTAGCCGTTCTGCTGATCGCCCACCAGGAGGACGTACTTGCCCCCCGGCGCTTCCGGTACCGGCGGCGTCCCAGGCGAGTAGATGGCCACCGCGTTGATCTGCGCAGCGTAGCCATGCCACTTCCGTATGAGGAGACGCAGGTAGCGCGTGGAGACGGCGTCGAAGCCCAGGATATTTCGAAACGTGTCGTTTCCGTTCACCGATGTGCCGGGGATGTCGACCCAGCCCTTGCCATCTTCGCTGCGCTGCCAGACGAAGTCCGTGAGCCAGCCGTCGGAGCCGTCGATGGCGGAGAGCATCCAGAGCCTCGATACGGTCCATCGCTTCCCCAGGTCGAAGCTCACCCACTGGGTGTCCGATCCGGGCGGGGTCGACTGCCAGAACGTGGCCTGTCCCGGATCGTCCAGGTCCACGATGTTCTTCGCGTTGAAGCCGCTTGATACCCTGACTTCTTCAACCGGGACACGGATGAGCCCCATGAACGCGTCGTCGGATGCCGTATCCACGAAGAAGCGCGACATTGCCCACGGCCCCTCGTTTCCTGACTCGTCGCAGGCGCGCACCCGCCAGTAGTAGCGGCTTTTGTCCTTGAGCGCCGCTCTCTGCGCATCGTGGAGAAGACCGGTGGAGGCAAGCCTGCTCGTCACGTACGCGTTCCCCTCGGGCACGCCGTCGTACCGGATGAGGTCGGGGCTGTCGAAGTCTTTGGCCGTGTCGATCTCGATCGAGTACACCCGCTTCCCCGCCCCGCCGCTCGCGTTGAAGAAAGAGAAGAGCGGGTGGTCGTTCGTGACGATCACGTCCCAGCTGGGGTTGTTGGTGAGCCTGGGGGCCGTGAGCGGCTGCGATGGTTGTTGCGGCCTCGAGCAGGACAGGAGAAAACAGGCGAGCAAAAGGATGATGAGGCAAGACCAGACCCTGTATCTCATTTGCTCCCCCTTTTTCCAAACTCCCATATCGAAGATACGTATCTTAATGATCGAAACCTGAGATGACAATACCGAAAGGTCTTTCTTTAGAAATTTCTGCGGGCCCGATATTAACGCCTTGCAAGAAGGGCCGGTTTGAGTGAAAAGCGAGAGGAAGGAGGGAATAATGGGGGTCAGATCTCTTGCCTTTGTGCTGGCGGTGCTCATCCTGGCCGTCCCGCTCCCTCGCGCAGCATTTGCCATCGATTCGGGCGATGAAGAGAGACTGGAAGCGCTTGCGACGGACGAGGCGGAGATCGACTACGTGGCAAACGGGACGCTCTACAGCGTCTTCATCCACCACCGCAGGCCCGCAAAGGCAATCTCAGAGAGCTGGGAGAGCCGCAAGGGCAAAAGCCTCATCGAGAACATCTCCACATCCGTCGAATCCGACTTCCTCTCCCGCTATGTCACCCACTCGCTGGCATGCAGCGATGGCTGGGTCTGGCAACCCTCGACGACGATCGAATGGTACGGCTTCGGATTCAACGTCTGGGCGAACTTCGTTATCGAGGACATCCCGGACCAGGGCAAGTTCAACGAGGTGGACCTCACGCTCTATTACGATTTCAAGACACACAACTTCACCATCCAT
This region of bacterium genomic DNA includes:
- a CDS encoding amino acid permease; its protein translation is MKEQAPKRHYLSVFVLAMMNVAVVMSLRGLPIMAKEGLPMIFFLLFASLLFLVPVSLVSAELATGWPEDGGVYRWVKEAFGADWGFAAIWLQWIQNVIWYPTVLAFAAGALSYLFVDPSLANSKIFNVVVILIVYWGATFINFGGMKASGRLTTAGVLCGTIFPGLLVIALGIVWLAMGKPVAFEATSHSILPDFSNFDNIAFLAGVVLLFAGMEVGAVHVQDLKDPRGQFPKSVFLAMFVIIAIFTLGSLAIAAVLPTQQISLNAGLMQAFRGMLGVFHLGWLLPVLGFLAAFGAIGGVTAWVAGPSKGLLATAKNGDLPPFLQRVNKKGVQTNILWVQGFIVTAITLVYLLMPNVSSAFFLLTALTAILYLIMYILLYSAAIALRFKRPDVPRTYRVPGGNAGMVIVAGLGMLAAAFAIVVGFFPPSQLSVGSPVFYVAFLAAGTLLFIAAPFIIHRFKKPGWSQK
- a CDS encoding discoidin domain-containing protein; amino-acid sequence: MRYRVWSCLIILLLACFLLSCSRPQQPSQPLTAPRLTNNPSWDVIVTNDHPLFSFFNASGGAGKRVYSIEIDTAKDFDSPDLIRYDGVPEGNAYVTSRLASTGLLHDAQRAALKDKSRYYWRVRACDESGNEGPWAMSRFFVDTASDDAFMGLIRVPVEEVRVSSGFNAKNIVDLDDPGQATFWQSTPPGSDTQWVSFDLGKRWTVSRLWMLSAIDGSDGWLTDFVWQRSEDGKGWVDIPGTSVNGNDTFRNILGFDAVSTRYLRLLIRKWHGYAAQINAVAIYSPGTPPVPEAPGGKYVLLVGDQQNGYTFTELAEFVEGAGLGLKTLTVPHYEVSLRMIEGLKNKPVAIILSGNNVSYENIPMFEFNGVYEIIRSSDIPILGICCGHQQLAMAYGYTFAHSMGWEDISAMEAPRARTEITIRKDDPIFRGVPDPFRAAEIHGWAVANLADKYDLLADSSYVQAIKSKDRMIYGEQFHGEIKVPDNQGTPYLVNFLKMSLERPEK
- a CDS encoding glutamate decarboxylase; protein product: MLHHRHDLSKMNEEERMISPTFGSRELREPVPRYKLPPGEMRARSAYQIVHDELMLDGNARLNLATFVTTWMEPEARQLMSETFDKNMIDKDEYPQTAEIEMRCVNILSHLFHAPEAGQACGCSTTGSSEAAMLGGMAFKWKWKERMRARGKPTDRPNMVMGVDVQVCWEKFCRYWEIEPRLIPMEKGRYCINADEVIKRCDENTIGVVAIMGTTFTGEYEPVKEINDALDKYNAKTGYAIPIHVDGASGGFIAPFLQPKLDWDFRLKWVKSINVSGHKYGLVYPGVGWAIWRDTAELPDDLVFKVNYLGGDMPTFALNFSRPGNQIVAQYYNFLRLGHDGYRRIQQACQEVATYLSGKLEKMGPFECVTRGTDIPVFAFKLKDGAQPNFSVFDLSEMLRHRGWLVPAYTMPENCTDLAVLRIVVKEGFSRDMANLLLEDVGRALKHFEGQGVSRVAKKSSTGKVRC
- a CDS encoding YifB family Mg chelatase-like AAA ATPase; this encodes MLSHVYSAALCGVEAQIVKVEVDLRTQGLPGWNMIGLLEAAVREARDRVGSAIRNSGFSLPNRKTIVSLAPADLKKVGAHYDLAIAASLLSAVGVLTPKDGRRYLIAGELSLTGKILPVRGSLLMAIAAKEAGLDGVIVPSENTWEASLASGIQVAGVRDLAHAVRFMNGEEPAEIIVSGQVEAAPQSALIDMSEVRGQPMAKRALEIAAAGNHNAALVGPPGTGKTMLAERLPTILPPLTEIEALEVLKIQSWHGLLAARASLPTERPFRSPHHSASYAGIIGGGIGGTARLGEISLAHNGVLFLDEMAEFRRDVLEVLRQPIESACVRIVRAGVSLTYPARFMLVAAFNPCPCGYYGHPSKPCNCSIAQIRKYRSKISGPLLDRIDLHIEVGPPPHESLLGFMSEEGSAEIKARVLAARRMQAARFGNAQMQNSGISGRSIQKYCKLGSAQGAFLKAAAGKSHLTARAFHRVIKVARTIADLELSKDIEVSHLAEALQFRSAMEEM